Proteins encoded within one genomic window of Thiothrix litoralis:
- a CDS encoding rubrerythrin family protein — MELKGSKTEQHLKDAFAGESQANRRYLYFAAKADVEGYNDVATVFRSTAEGETGHAHGHLEYLEASGDPATGLPIGPTGDNLKSAIAGETHEYTDMYPGMAKDARAEGFDEIADWFETLAKAERSHANRFQKALDNLDA; from the coding sequence ATGGAACTGAAGGGAAGTAAGACAGAACAACATCTGAAAGACGCATTCGCAGGTGAATCCCAAGCCAACCGCCGTTACCTTTACTTCGCAGCCAAAGCAGACGTGGAAGGCTATAACGACGTTGCTACTGTATTCCGTTCCACCGCAGAAGGTGAAACAGGCCATGCTCACGGCCATCTGGAATACCTCGAAGCTTCCGGTGACCCGGCAACCGGCCTGCCTATTGGTCCAACGGGTGATAACCTGAAATCCGCTATTGCGGGCGAAACTCACGAGTACACCGATATGTACCCTGGCATGGCGAAAGACGCTCGTGCAGAAGGTTTCGACGAAATTGCTGACTGGTTCGAGACACTGGCAAAAGCGGAGCGTTCACACGCTAACCGTTTCCAAAAAGCGCTGG